Part of the Phycisphaerae bacterium genome, CTCAGCGCCGGCAGGAGGATGGCGACCAGCACCGCGATGATGGCGACCACCACCAGCAGCTCAATCAGAGTGAAACCCATCGATGGCCGATTTGATTTCATGGTCTATCTCCTGGCTCCTAAGGGGCCGGATATTCCACCCGCTGTGAGGTCAGCCGGACCACGCCTTTGGGCATTTGTCCAGTCAGGACCCAGCGTTGGACCAGGTCGGAGGCCAACGATATCATCTGTTCGTAATCGGAGTCCCAGAACCGCCGCACGTGGCGCGTGAAGCCGCGGCTGCCGGTGTGCCGTTGCCCGATCGACAGCGTGCTGATCGCCACGTTGGGGAACTTCTGGGCCAGTCCGGTTTCCACCACGACGTAGTCGAGGAACGTGCCCTGAGTGCAGAAGACGGCGTCGTAGCCGCCTTCAGCCAGCAGACGCTCCACGTGGGGTGCGTAGACGTCCACATCGGAGAAATCGCGATGCGTGAATCGATGGCCCATCCGCGAGATGGGCAGTTGCACCACCGTCACGTCGGTTTCTCTCTTGAGTTCAATTGAGGCGTCGCGGATGCCCCGCGTGATCTCCTCGTAGGCGCTGATCCGCAGGTCGTCGATCAGGACGAGCAAACGCTTGTGGCCGGACTCGTCGAGCAGATGCCGGCCGATATCAGTTCCGGTGGCGTGGAAATCCTGGACGACCGCGGGCAACTCGGCTCCGCGCAGGAGGCGGTCGATCAGAACCACCGGCACGCGGCGGGCCAGGTCGGCGAAGAACTGGCCGTTGGGGTCGTCGTCGATCGGCCAGACCACCAGGCCCCTGATCCCGTTGGCCAGAAAGTGCTCAGCCACTTCGCGTTCGCGGATCGGGTCGTCTTCGGAACTGCGGACCACGGCGAAATTGGACCGGTTGGCGAATGCCTTGTCGATCCACTCCATCACGCTCATGTGGAAGGAGAGGGAGACGGTGTACGGCTGGATGAACCCGAAGGTGATGGCGGTCCGGCGGCAGTTTTCGTCGTCGATGACCCGGACGTCGCGGCCGTGGTGGGCCACGACGACGCCGAGGTCGGCCAACTCGCGGGTTGCCCGCTGGACGACCTTGGGACTGACCCCCAACTCGCGGCTGAGCGTCCGGACCGAAGGCAGCGGCTGGCCGGTCCGGTACTGGCCGGTGCGGACCCGCTGCTGGAGCGTTCGAGCCACCTGCCGGTACAGAGGCAAGCGATTGCCGGTTACCACCTCGACCATTTCGCAGGTCCCTATAGTACTACAGTGCAACAGATAGTAAGCATGTAAGTAGCTGTACGATAGCACGTTGCTATCGACTGTATCCCTGTTTCCCTTTCAGTATACCGCACGGCGGCGGCAGCCGTCAAGAGGAATCTGGAAGGTCGAGACTATTTGGTCTCGAGTTCGATCACGCCCGCGCGATGGAGTTCGGGGGTGGTCAGGAGTTCGCGGTAGATGCGGAGTGGCTGGTCTTTCTGGCCGAGCGGGGTTTGGCGAAGCTGGTCGGCGAGGGCGGAGGCCTGGGAGAACTCGGCCTGCCAGTAGTGGTGGATCATGCGCCCGAAGCCTTCAATGAAGGCGCTGAGTTCCCGCGGGTCGGCCTGGTCGGCCCAGTGGATCAGTTCGTAGACGACGACCGGTTTTTCACGGCCGACGACGCGGATCTTGCCCAGCAGGCGCGCCGGCAGTCCCTCGCCCATCCGGCTGTGGGTCTCCTGCGAGATCATGGTCAGCGTGCCGAAGAACTTGTTGGCGGTTTCGAGTCGCGAGGCGAGGTTGACGGTGTCGCCGAGGCAGGTGTAGTCGAACTTCCGGGCCGAGCCGCAGTCGCCGATGACCGCCGGGCCGCTGCTGATCCCGATCCGCATCTTCATCGATCCGGGCAGGTCGAAGCCGATGGTGCGCAGGTGCTCCTCGACGTGCGGCAGGTATTTCTGGCACTCGATGGCGGCCAGGCAAGCCCGTCTCGCGTGGTCCGGCTGGGGGTTCAGCGGCGGGTTGAAGAAGGCGAAGATGCCGTCGCCCTGGAACTTGTTGATGAAAGCCTCCTGCTGATCAAGCACCTCGCTCATGTGCTCGAGGTAGATGTTCAGGAGGTTGACGACTTCCTGCGGGGCCATGGGCTCGCTCAGGTGCGTGAAGCCCGCCAGGTCGCTGAAGAAGCAGGTGACCTCCTGCTGCTGCGGGGGGAGAGTCAGCGATCGCGGTTCGGCCACGATGCGTCTGACCAGCGTCGTATTGGTGTACTGTCCGAGCCGCGAGGCGAACAGTCGCTTGGTGCGGCCTTCGGTCACCTGGTAGTAGAGGGTGACCAGCGACCAACTGATGAACATGGCGGCCATGGGTCCGGTGACGTTGCTGATGATGTGCCATCGGCCGAAGACCAGGACAAAGCTGACGGCGGCGTAGGCGGCCAGGAGGATCAGCATCCAGAGCAGGCCCTGGCCGGCCGAGCGCTGGGAAGCGGTCAGGATGGTGACCACCATGCCCATCGCCAGAACCACCAGCAGGTTCGTGTTGCGGTCGCTCTCGTAGAGGTAGGAGTCTTCCAGCACCTGGTTGATGATGTTGGCCAGGACGATCACGCCGGGACATGGATGCTCGTCGAAGACGGGCGTGGCGACGGTATCGGCGAGGGTGGTGGCGGTATAGCCGAACAGGACGATTTTGTCTTCGATTCTGGGGCGAAGCTCGGCCAGGGCGGATTCGATCGAGGCCTCGATGTCGGCGTTGATGCGGCGAACCGTCTCGGGCTCGAAGACGCAGCGGTAGAGATTGATCACGTGCTGCTCTTCCTCGCTCATCTCGTTCGGAGCGAGGGAGGCGAGGTCTTCGTAGCTCATTTCCAGCGTTTCGGCGGCCCGTTTTTCGATCTGGGCGATCTCGTCCTGCGTGCGTGCCAGTTCGAGGCGAATGTCGTCGGCCAGCGACAGTGTCGGCTGCGTGGCGGCGGCGGTTGCCGGCTGGGTTGCCGGGTGGGTTGCCGGCTGGGTATCGGCGCGGGCGTCGATCGGGCAGCTATCCTGGAGCCACTGCCTTCGCTGCTTGAGCTTGCCGTAGCGTTCGTACTGGGTGGGCAGGAACTGCTGGACGCTCAGGTCGGCGGCGGAGTCCAGGAGAAACCGGTTCTGGTCGAGGGCATCGCGGTTAAACGCGACGTCGAGGAGCTTGGCGGCGGGGATCTGGTTGTCGAAGCTGTGCTGCCAGCGGTCGGGCCACTTGAGCCAGCGGCCGGTCTGGCGATAGTACCAGTTGACGATCAGCCGGCCGTCGGACCCGAGCGGGATGGTCCTGAC contains:
- a CDS encoding GntR family transcriptional regulator — encoded protein: MVEVVTGNRLPLYRQVARTLQQRVRTGQYRTGQPLPSVRTLSRELGVSPKVVQRATRELADLGVVVAHHGRDVRVIDDENCRRTAITFGFIQPYTVSLSFHMSVMEWIDKAFANRSNFAVVRSSEDDPIREREVAEHFLANGIRGLVVWPIDDDPNGQFFADLARRVPVVLIDRLLRGAELPAVVQDFHATGTDIGRHLLDESGHKRLLVLIDDLRISAYEEITRGIRDASIELKRETDVTVVQLPISRMGHRFTHRDFSDVDVYAPHVERLLAEGGYDAVFCTQGTFLDYVVVETGLAQKFPNVAISTLSIGQRHTGSRGFTRHVRRFWDSDYEQMISLASDLVQRWVLTGQMPKGVVRLTSQRVEYPAP
- a CDS encoding CHASE2 domain-containing protein gives rise to the protein MRSTRAVWTTLATIGMGLIGTLLVAIALQVGSLDRIEAVAVDLRHKLIPTVSDSGELCLIAVDDNSLAAVQQWPWPRSYVAGIIELVAELGGRQLLIDFTYTRPQVRQGRDSESVNAEDAMLAQALHTQGGAVLAFYFGAGAAFPQAVEAIKSEMDLTPRELAARSSLPLEQVRANFATIRRMAARGLAVETLQADPALTLDQLLQKLLVDQWLRQTDWRRELEDAYHYARAYLTIRAKSGLTLSGDILSPAVYRPSDHSPMQVPVAALASAARDAGFVDYSTQTDLDGKLRKLSLLSVHDNVIYRQLALATVSQHLGLPLHLGEDRIQLGPAEDGGPVRTIPLGSDGRLIVNWYYRQTGRWLKWPDRWQHSFDNQIPAAKLLDVAFNRDALDQNRFLLDSAADLSVQQFLPTQYERYGKLKQRRQWLQDSCPIDARADTQPATHPATQPATAAATQPTLSLADDIRLELARTQDEIAQIEKRAAETLEMSYEDLASLAPNEMSEEEQHVINLYRCVFEPETVRRINADIEASIESALAELRPRIEDKIVLFGYTATTLADTVATPVFDEHPCPGVIVLANIINQVLEDSYLYESDRNTNLLVVLAMGMVVTILTASQRSAGQGLLWMLILLAAYAAVSFVLVFGRWHIISNVTGPMAAMFISWSLVTLYYQVTEGRTKRLFASRLGQYTNTTLVRRIVAEPRSLTLPPQQQEVTCFFSDLAGFTHLSEPMAPQEVVNLLNIYLEHMSEVLDQQEAFINKFQGDGIFAFFNPPLNPQPDHARRACLAAIECQKYLPHVEEHLRTIGFDLPGSMKMRIGISSGPAVIGDCGSARKFDYTCLGDTVNLASRLETANKFFGTLTMISQETHSRMGEGLPARLLGKIRVVGREKPVVVYELIHWADQADPRELSAFIEGFGRMIHHYWQAEFSQASALADQLRQTPLGQKDQPLRIYRELLTTPELHRAGVIELETK